From a single Magnolia sinica isolate HGM2019 unplaced genomic scaffold, MsV1 ctg282, whole genome shotgun sequence genomic region:
- the LOC131236197 gene encoding glycine-rich cell wall structural protein 2-like — protein MNGPSSAVVGSAGTVPAQSGQSPCGATGYGNQGYGYGGYGGNEGYANPNSYGVVGGHASSTRNANAGGGGGDQQGTGTGYMGSGYGDANGNSGYMNVGWRGDGYGATQANGPSGGYGGGYGGDQSRQAQQ, from the coding sequence ATGAATGGTCCTAGTTCAGCTGTTGTTGGTAGTGCTGGGACTGTTCCTGCACAATCAGGCCAATCTCCATGTGGGGCCACGGGTTATGGGAACCAGGGATATGGCTATGGTGGTTATGGTGGGAATGAGGGGTATGCTAATCCTAACAGCTATGGTGTTGTAGGGGGGCATGCTTCAAGCACCCGAAATGCTAATGCTGGTGGTGGTGGGGGAGACCAACAAGGGACAGGTACTGGCTACATGGGCAGTGGCTATGGTGATGCCAATGGGAATTCTGGCTATATGAATGTAGGATGGAGGGGTGATGGCTATGGTGCCACGCAGGCAAATGGCCCCTCTGGTGGTTATGGTGGTGGTTACGGAGGTGATCAATCCAGGCAGGCTCAACAGTAG